A single Gammaproteobacteria bacterium DNA region contains:
- a CDS encoding ATP-binding cassette domain-containing protein, whose product MTALLNINNIECRYDATPVIQDFSLHVNKGCIACLLGSSGCGKTTVLRAIAGFEPVTQGEIVLDGSIASRPGFTL is encoded by the coding sequence ATGACAGCCCTGCTCAACATCAACAACATCGAATGCCGCTACGACGCCACGCCGGTTATTCAGGACTTCAGCCTGCACGTAAACAAAGGTTGCATCGCTTGTCTGCTGGGTTCCAGCGGCTGCGGCAAAACCACTGTACTGCGTGCCATCGCCGGATTTGAACCTGTCACCCAGGGCGAAATCGTGCTGGACGGCAGCATCGCCTCGCGTCCCGGCTTTACCCTG